One Streptomyces sp. ML-6 genomic region harbors:
- a CDS encoding DUF1214 domain-containing protein — MVPIPDAWSDVCAVVGQREHGSSAGPFLIAGPSWSGAAPAGLTLLKSRTAVNWIIGRYATSGPSDFPAVNKLRDATRLIPLSRWTGDPDDYSPPTDVPVPAGADVTTAPVDQVHALGGRGYFTLLNRMMVDNPPDPADAPLLGRLAKLGIAPGASLDDLSAEELSALNTGTRRGPAALRELLAQAESANAGGWTVHRGLGDYGTDYTKRAVITHFGYGADLDADALYPHATTDVEGRPLDGAHTCVLHFEAGKTPPVDGCWSLTMMNERQLSADNPLNRYAIGDRSGMRTNPDGSLDIHVQHENPGPDRKHNWLPAPAGSFNVFLRLYRPQQPAFTVGWTPPALQRTS; from the coding sequence ATGGTCCCCATCCCGGACGCCTGGTCCGACGTCTGCGCCGTCGTCGGCCAGCGCGAGCACGGCTCGTCCGCCGGGCCGTTCCTGATCGCCGGACCGTCCTGGTCCGGAGCGGCCCCCGCCGGCCTGACCCTACTGAAGTCGCGCACCGCCGTGAACTGGATCATCGGCCGGTACGCGACCAGCGGCCCGTCGGACTTCCCGGCCGTGAACAAGCTCCGGGACGCCACGCGGCTGATCCCGCTGTCGCGGTGGACCGGCGATCCCGACGACTACTCCCCGCCCACCGACGTCCCCGTCCCCGCCGGCGCCGACGTCACGACGGCGCCCGTCGACCAGGTCCACGCGCTCGGCGGCCGCGGCTACTTCACCCTTCTCAACCGGATGATGGTCGACAACCCGCCCGATCCCGCCGACGCCCCGCTCCTGGGCCGCCTCGCCAAACTCGGCATCGCACCCGGCGCGAGCCTGGACGACCTGTCCGCCGAGGAACTCTCCGCCCTGAACACGGGCACGCGGCGCGGCCCGGCGGCCCTGCGCGAACTGCTCGCGCAGGCGGAGTCCGCGAACGCCGGCGGCTGGACCGTGCACCGCGGCCTGGGGGATTACGGCACCGACTACACCAAGCGCGCGGTCATCACCCACTTCGGATACGGAGCCGACCTCGACGCCGACGCCCTGTACCCGCACGCCACCACCGACGTCGAAGGCCGGCCCCTCGACGGTGCCCACACCTGCGTACTGCACTTCGAGGCCGGGAAGACCCCGCCCGTCGACGGCTGCTGGTCCCTCACGATGATGAACGAACGTCAGCTCTCCGCCGACAACCCGCTGAACCGGTACGCGATCGGCGACCGCAGCGGCATGCGGACCAACCCCGACGGCTCCCTGGACATCCACGTCCAGCACGAGAACCCGGGGCCCGACCGCAAGCACAACTGGCTCCCCGCGCCTGCGGGCAGCTTCAATGTCTTCCTGCGCCTGTACCGGCCCCAACAGCCCGCCTTCACCGTCGGCTGGACCCCGCCGGCACTTCAACGCACCAGCTGA
- a CDS encoding GAP family protein has protein sequence MVLDLVVIGTAITLGPLHNSAFILLLSLRRGVRKGLAFLLSWLANLITVIAVVVLLTGGQPPARHSAPSTAALTAKLAIGLALVLYGAYRRHRPPRPHGPPRWAARIDDASWVTAAGLAWLLQPWGLVGAGAATAFESNLSTAGDWLALTGYCLLATLSLIGMETYAAWAPAAAEARLNALRNWLSRHQEQLIVTLSLLAGLWLTAASIYELVD, from the coding sequence ATGGTCCTCGACCTGGTGGTGATCGGTACGGCCATCACCCTGGGGCCCTTGCACAACAGCGCCTTCATCCTGCTGCTCTCCTTGCGCCGCGGCGTCCGTAAGGGCCTGGCCTTCCTGTTGTCGTGGCTGGCCAACCTGATCACCGTGATCGCCGTCGTGGTGCTGCTGACGGGCGGACAGCCCCCGGCCCGTCACAGCGCGCCCTCGACCGCCGCGCTTACCGCGAAGCTCGCCATCGGTCTGGCACTGGTGCTGTACGGGGCGTACCGGCGGCACCGGCCGCCCCGCCCGCACGGCCCACCGCGCTGGGCCGCCCGGATCGACGACGCCTCCTGGGTTACGGCAGCCGGTCTGGCGTGGCTGCTGCAGCCCTGGGGACTCGTCGGCGCCGGTGCCGCGACGGCCTTTGAGTCGAACCTCTCCACCGCCGGCGACTGGCTCGCGCTGACCGGCTACTGCCTGCTGGCCACCCTCAGCCTCATCGGCATGGAGACGTATGCGGCATGGGCACCTGCGGCCGCGGAAGCCCGGCTGAATGCCTTGCGGAACTGGCTGAGCCGGCACCAGGAGCAGCTGATTGTCACGCTCTCCCTGCTCGCCGGCCTCTGGCTGACGGCCGCGAGCATTTACGAGCTGGTCGACTGA
- a CDS encoding Asp23/Gls24 family envelope stress response protein, with product MTEHTGAKYGGEPGSRGRTSIADVVVEKIAGMAARDVRGVHALGSGFARSMGSMRERMPGAGSGKSVTRGVSVEVGEVQTAIDLELVVDYGVSITDVAAAVRENVISAVERMAGREVVEVNIMVGDVKLPDEEDEGEERQRLQ from the coding sequence ATGACTGAGCACACCGGCGCAAAGTACGGCGGCGAGCCCGGTTCTCGTGGCCGGACATCCATTGCCGATGTGGTGGTGGAGAAGATCGCCGGGATGGCGGCACGGGACGTGCGCGGCGTCCATGCCCTGGGCAGCGGGTTCGCGCGCTCGATGGGATCCATGCGGGAGCGGATGCCTGGCGCCGGTAGTGGCAAGTCCGTCACCCGCGGGGTCAGCGTCGAGGTCGGAGAGGTGCAGACGGCCATCGACCTGGAACTCGTCGTCGACTACGGCGTCTCGATCACGGACGTGGCCGCGGCGGTGCGGGAGAACGTGATCTCCGCGGTGGAGCGGATGGCGGGTCGGGAAGTCGTGGAAGTCAACATCATGGTCGGTGATGTGAAGCTGCCCGACGAGGAGGACGAGGGGGAGGAGCGGCAGCGGCTCCAGTAG
- a CDS encoding DUF6286 domain-containing protein, protein MSAHTGRRPGDGDLPSEPAKTGSSAGHPDTGAISAARSSPRRFWSARRVPAVIVALLSLAAVGLLLYDVISVRAGRPGMGWRRRLADELATRPLDDVWMIVGAAVAMALGLCLVLLAVTPGRRSLLPMRQPTGTRGTGEVHAGLDRRAVALILRDRAVRVSGVESARVDVGRRKIKARAQVHFRDLDEVRADLDAALGEAVAALGLARRPSLTVHVRRPKKG, encoded by the coding sequence ATGAGCGCGCACACGGGGCGGCGGCCCGGCGACGGCGACCTTCCCTCGGAGCCCGCGAAGACGGGTTCCTCCGCAGGGCACCCGGACACCGGCGCGATATCGGCAGCCCGCTCATCGCCGCGTCGTTTCTGGTCCGCGCGGCGGGTTCCTGCGGTCATCGTGGCTCTGCTGTCCCTCGCAGCCGTCGGGCTGCTCCTGTACGACGTGATCTCCGTGCGGGCAGGCCGGCCCGGGATGGGCTGGCGACGCCGGCTCGCGGATGAGCTGGCCACGCGGCCGCTGGACGACGTCTGGATGATCGTCGGGGCCGCGGTGGCGATGGCCCTCGGCCTGTGCCTCGTCCTGCTGGCGGTGACACCGGGACGGCGCAGTCTGCTTCCCATGCGGCAGCCCACCGGCACCCGAGGGACAGGCGAGGTCCACGCCGGTCTCGACCGCCGGGCGGTGGCCCTGATCCTGCGTGACCGGGCCGTACGGGTGTCCGGCGTGGAGTCGGCTCGTGTCGATGTCGGTCGCCGGAAGATCAAAGCCCGGGCGCAGGTGCACTTCCGCGATCTCGACGAGGTCCGTGCCGACCTCGATGCCGCGCTGGGCGAAGCCGTGGCGGCCCTGGGTCTCGCTCGACGACCCTCGCTGACCGTCCACGTCCGACGCCCGAAGAAAGGCTGA
- the amaP gene encoding alkaline shock response membrane anchor protein AmaP — MIKTVNRVLLGLLGLGLFALGGGVLLGSLDLQRLWGFDVPGWWPFRGPADVVLGNEGRLRWRAEGWWWPTVITALAALLVLLLWWLWTLLRKDRLHQVLVDSQDGTAARLDGRALEDVIEKEAQTLDGVARARVRLGGRRTAPVARVRLWLEPHAAPERILDRLDRGTLAHAGDSAGLDRLPSEVSLREVRHRAHRVD; from the coding sequence ATGATCAAGACAGTGAACCGGGTGCTGCTGGGGCTGCTCGGCCTCGGGTTGTTCGCTCTGGGCGGCGGCGTGCTACTGGGCAGTCTGGATCTGCAGCGCCTATGGGGTTTCGACGTGCCGGGCTGGTGGCCCTTTCGCGGCCCGGCCGATGTCGTCCTGGGCAACGAGGGACGCCTACGGTGGCGGGCGGAGGGCTGGTGGTGGCCGACCGTCATCACGGCGCTCGCCGCGTTGCTGGTGCTGCTGCTGTGGTGGCTCTGGACACTGCTGCGCAAAGACCGGCTGCACCAGGTCCTCGTCGACAGCCAGGACGGTACGGCAGCCCGACTCGACGGCCGCGCCCTGGAGGACGTGATCGAGAAAGAGGCACAAACCTTGGACGGAGTCGCACGGGCACGGGTGCGCCTGGGGGGCCGGCGTACCGCCCCGGTCGCACGAGTGCGGCTGTGGCTGGAGCCCCACGCGGCACCGGAGCGGATCCTGGACCGACTCGACCGGGGCACGCTCGCACACGCAGGGGACTCGGCAGGCCTGGACCGTCTCCCGTCGGAGGTAAGCCTCCGGGAAGTCCGTCACCGCGCCCATCGGGTCGACTGA
- a CDS encoding DUF6131 family protein, translating to MIILGVILLVIGFVAGISILWTIGIVLVVIGVILWILGAVGHGVGGRRHYW from the coding sequence ATGATCATTCTCGGGGTCATCCTGCTCGTCATCGGGTTCGTGGCCGGCATTTCCATCTTGTGGACGATCGGGATCGTCCTGGTCGTGATCGGGGTCATCCTGTGGATTCTCGGGGCGGTCGGTCACGGGGTCGGCGGACGCCGTCATTACTGGTAG
- a CDS encoding hemolysin III family protein: MAARDTQQSDSGGEAVSRDDAEARSVFSPPTVKGRDSTGLSSGSQRDGAAEDSRPVADLVERAVDPVDPIKPRLRGWLHAGIVPASLAAGIVLICLAGTPQAVLACTVYSVTAWLLFGTSAVYHLGTWGPLGEAVLRRLDHANIFLIIAGTCTPLAVLLLSPDQWSVLLWIVWTGALVGIVFRALWVGAPRWLYTPCYLALGWAPVRYLPDFLHSGGVAVACLIVTGGLLYSAGAVVYALQRPNPSPRWFGFHEVFHALTVAAFAAHYNAILLAAH, translated from the coding sequence ATGGCCGCCCGTGATACCCAGCAGTCCGATTCGGGAGGGGAAGCAGTGTCCCGAGACGACGCCGAAGCCCGCAGTGTCTTTTCCCCACCGACGGTCAAGGGACGCGACTCGACCGGCCTTTCCTCGGGGTCGCAACGAGACGGGGCCGCCGAGGACTCCCGCCCGGTGGCCGACCTGGTCGAGCGGGCGGTCGATCCGGTGGACCCGATCAAGCCGAGGCTGCGCGGCTGGCTTCACGCCGGCATAGTCCCCGCATCGCTGGCAGCGGGCATCGTCCTCATCTGCCTGGCAGGGACGCCACAGGCCGTGCTGGCCTGCACCGTGTACTCCGTCACGGCCTGGCTGCTGTTCGGGACGAGCGCCGTCTACCACCTCGGTACCTGGGGACCGCTTGGTGAGGCCGTTCTGCGCCGCCTCGATCACGCCAACATCTTCCTGATCATCGCCGGCACGTGCACCCCGCTCGCCGTGCTCCTGCTCTCCCCGGACCAGTGGTCCGTCCTGCTGTGGATCGTGTGGACGGGCGCGCTGGTCGGCATCGTGTTCCGTGCCCTGTGGGTCGGAGCTCCCCGCTGGCTGTACACGCCCTGCTACCTGGCTCTGGGCTGGGCGCCCGTGCGCTACCTGCCCGACTTCCTGCACAGCGGCGGGGTGGCCGTGGCCTGTCTGATCGTGACCGGCGGGCTTCTCTACAGCGCGGGTGCGGTCGTCTACGCCCTCCAGCGTCCCAACCCCTCACCCCGCTGGTTCGGCTTCCACGAGGTTTTCCACGCGCTGACAGTGGCAGCCTTCGCCGCCCATTACAACGCCATCCTTCTTGCCGCTCACTGA
- a CDS encoding DUF5994 family protein has product MTDAGIPPTPPRLLPDEVHRAVGPGTALLRLETTGSRQSLLDGAWWPRSRDVKREIPPLVTALTEHLGPITRVGLDASAWNGIPTRLVVDERVVHLDSFPVGDDTILITRGDNDHFSLMVVPPDTTPEAARTAMARAVHSGNVTQAAEILLAALSHPAAPPDGDANRRSG; this is encoded by the coding sequence ATGACCGACGCAGGCATTCCCCCCACGCCTCCGCGCCTCCTGCCGGACGAGGTCCACCGGGCCGTCGGACCGGGCACCGCGCTGCTCCGGCTGGAGACGACAGGATCCCGGCAGAGCCTCCTCGACGGCGCGTGGTGGCCGCGCTCGCGTGACGTCAAGCGGGAGATCCCGCCGCTGGTCACCGCCCTGACCGAGCACCTCGGGCCCATCACCAGGGTCGGCCTGGACGCCTCCGCCTGGAACGGCATCCCGACCCGCCTGGTCGTCGACGAGCGGGTCGTACACCTCGACTCGTTCCCCGTCGGTGATGACACCATCCTGATCACCCGAGGCGACAACGACCATTTTTCCCTCATGGTCGTTCCGCCGGACACGACGCCCGAGGCCGCCCGCACGGCCATGGCCCGTGCCGTCCATTCCGGCAACGTCACCCAGGCCGCCGAGATCCTCCTCGCCGCGCTCTCCCACCCCGCGGCCCCACCGGACGGGGACGCCAACCGCCGGAGCGGGTGA
- a CDS encoding PP2C family protein-serine/threonine phosphatase codes for MTVGRHEDNRDPDRSESFGEMLVGGLLDHAHGLPPDRVGSALADAVARMGGREVRILLQDYGQRNLVPLAGGGLEGGDPVPIDGSAAGRCFLTSRPVEVSLADGVRVHVPLLDGGDQAGVLAVTLDAVDDDARRILRRLAALAAATLQTKNGYTDLFFRTRRGEPMSVAAEIQWSLLPPLAMTMPRVAVAGVLEPAYDVAGDSFDYALNGDVLHLAMIDAMGHGLDAATMATVAIGSYRHARRTSVELSEIYLFMDRAVAEQFAPDHFVTAQMLRLDTDTGRLQWVNAGHPAPLLIREHRVVRRLDSPTTLPVGFGGDQPQVSEVALEPGDRILCFTDGLIEEHESGQEEFGEDQLINWVNQLDRADREVHAVARDLSHTLKRARGEATSDDATLLLVEWRG; via the coding sequence ATGACCGTCGGACGCCACGAGGACAACCGGGACCCCGACCGCTCGGAGAGCTTCGGGGAGATGCTGGTGGGCGGGCTCCTGGACCACGCCCACGGGCTGCCGCCCGACCGGGTGGGATCCGCCCTCGCCGACGCGGTGGCCCGGATGGGGGGCCGCGAGGTGCGGATCCTGCTCCAGGACTACGGGCAGCGGAATCTGGTCCCCCTGGCCGGGGGCGGGCTGGAGGGCGGCGATCCCGTGCCGATCGACGGTTCGGCGGCCGGCCGGTGCTTCCTCACCTCGCGCCCGGTCGAGGTGTCGCTGGCCGACGGAGTGCGGGTCCACGTCCCGCTGCTGGACGGCGGCGACCAGGCCGGCGTCCTGGCCGTCACCCTGGACGCGGTCGACGACGACGCCCGCCGCATCCTGCGCAGGCTCGCCGCCCTGGCCGCCGCCACGCTGCAGACCAAGAACGGCTACACCGACCTCTTCTTCCGCACCCGCCGCGGCGAACCGATGAGCGTCGCCGCCGAGATCCAGTGGTCCCTCCTGCCCCCGCTCGCCATGACGATGCCCCGCGTCGCGGTCGCCGGAGTCCTGGAACCCGCCTACGACGTGGCCGGCGACAGCTTCGACTACGCCCTGAACGGCGACGTCCTCCACCTCGCCATGATCGACGCCATGGGCCACGGCCTCGACGCGGCGACCATGGCGACCGTCGCCATCGGCTCGTACCGGCACGCCCGCCGCACCAGCGTCGAACTCTCCGAGATCTACCTCTTCATGGACCGGGCCGTCGCCGAGCAGTTCGCCCCCGACCACTTCGTCACCGCGCAGATGCTGCGGCTCGACACCGACACCGGCCGCCTCCAGTGGGTGAACGCCGGGCACCCCGCCCCCCTGCTGATCCGCGAGCACCGCGTCGTACGCCGCCTCGACAGCCCCACCACCCTCCCCGTCGGCTTCGGCGGAGACCAGCCTCAGGTCAGCGAAGTGGCGCTCGAACCCGGGGACCGGATCCTCTGCTTCACCGACGGTCTGATCGAGGAACACGAGAGCGGGCAGGAGGAGTTCGGCGAGGACCAGCTGATCAACTGGGTGAATCAGCTGGACAGGGCGGACCGGGAGGTACACGCGGTGGCACGGGACCTGTCCCACACCCTCAAGCGGGCACGCGGCGAGGCCACTTCGGACGACGCCACGCTCCTCCTGGTCGAGTGGCGCGGGTGA
- a CDS encoding DUF5994 family protein, which translates to MTTTLAPSHSPRLSLTPKTTLAGLLDGAWWPRSRDLAAELPPLVDALEEHFGRITRVTVNPTRWPVVPHKVPATGHTVHVGWFTEQDPDKMILLSYTVGRVDLLVIPPETEPAAATRLMAAAAVPGSVLTAGVLMSGEAATGRRMRDARSGEDAWETDGGAALPPLRHPVVGARMIPLPKNTRW; encoded by the coding sequence ATGACCACCACCCTCGCACCCTCGCATTCGCCGCGCCTTTCGCTGACGCCGAAGACCACACTCGCCGGTCTCCTGGACGGCGCCTGGTGGCCTCGCTCGCGTGACCTCGCCGCTGAGCTTCCGCCCCTGGTCGACGCGCTGGAAGAGCACTTCGGACGCATCACACGGGTCACGGTGAACCCCACCCGCTGGCCCGTCGTCCCGCACAAGGTTCCTGCCACCGGGCACACCGTGCACGTCGGCTGGTTCACCGAGCAGGATCCCGACAAGATGATCCTGCTCTCCTACACCGTCGGCCGCGTCGACCTGCTGGTGATACCGCCCGAGACCGAACCCGCCGCAGCCACCCGGCTCATGGCGGCCGCCGCGGTCCCCGGCAGCGTTCTCACCGCTGGTGTCCTGATGTCCGGCGAAGCCGCGACCGGCCGCCGCATGCGCGACGCCCGCAGCGGCGAGGACGCCTGGGAGACGGACGGAGGGGCCGCCCTGCCGCCCCTCCGGCACCCGGTCGTCGGCGCGCGGATGATTCCGCTGCCGAAGAACACGCGGTGGTGA